TAGGCGATATTGCAATAAATACATAATAGAAAAAATGAACGATACAGTGAAGGCTGCATAAGAAATAATAGCCATACCGACATGTACGTATACAAGCTCCGAAACTAATTGCTCTGCAAGTACCGGCGACATCTTTCCGAGCGGTGTAAAAATAGAAAAAGCGCTTACGCCAAACGCAACAACATTTGTAAAAAAGACTAAAAAATCAATCCTCATAAATCGATTAATGACTAAAGACATCGTAATCAACAGCCAAACATAAAAATAAATCCCTGATAATAAAGTTAATATAGGATTTGTCTCTGAATCTGTAGCCCTAAGTAACATGAAGATAGAATGCAGAATCCACACAATTGAAAGTAACCAAAAAGCAAATCGGTTCGCCTTTCGGTTACTTTGGAAATAATCTATAAAATATAAACTAATGCTACAAGCATATAAAATAATTGCAATATGATAAATAATACTGTTATTTAAAAAACTCATCCGATCATCCTTCCAAATTATAAAGATGGAACGGATGGTGTCCACACTCTTTTATGTTCTACTTCTTCCGCACGACTCTCTACGTCTTCCATTTCTAAATCGAAAATCTTTGCAAATAACGCTAATTTTTCGTCCGCTCCCTCTTCAGCAGCTATTTCTTTCGCTACTAAAATTGGGTCTTTTAATAATTGATTAATAATACTTTTCGTATGCTTACTAATTACTTTTCTCTCACGATCACTAAGATTCGGTATTTTTCGTTCTAGACTTTCCATCGTTTCACTTTGAATAGCAAGCGCCTTATCACGAAGAGCTGATATTAACGGAACGACACCAAGTGTACTTAACCACGTTTTAAATAAAACAATTTCCTCTTCAATCATAAATTGAATTTTCTCTGCTTCTTTCAAACGCTCTGCACGGTTCGCTTCCACTACTCCTTGCAAATCATCAATGTCATATAAGAAAGAACCTTCTAACTCATCAATCGCTGGATCGATATCACGCGGCACTGCAATATCAACCATAAATAATGGACGACCAGAGCGCATTTTCTCTACCTTTGTCATCATCTCTTTCGTAATGACATAATCCGATGCACCAGTTGAACTAATTAAAATATCAGCTTCTAATAATGCACATTGTAATTCACTTAAAGGTTTTGCATGTCCCATATATTTCTCAGCCATTACTTCAGCTTTTGAAAGCGTCCTATTCATAACTGTTACTTTACGAGCGCCACTTCCATATAAGTTTTGCAATGCAAGTTCACCCATTTTACCAGCGCCAAGAATAAGCACGTGACAATCTGTTAACTCGCCGAATATTTTCTTCCCAAGCTCAACAGCAGCATAACTAACAGACATCGCACTTTCACCAATTGTCGTTTCTGAGTGAGCACGTTTCGCTAACGTGACCACTTGCTTAAACAATTCATTAAAAATTGTGCCTGTCGCTTTTACTTGCTGCGCTTCTAAAAAGCTATCTTTTATTTGACCTAAAATTTGCGTCTCTCCAACTACCATAGAATCTAAACCGCACGTTACGCGGAATAAATGCTCTATTGCACCGTCTTGTTCAAAAATAGTTAAATACGGTGCGACTTCTTCTATTTCAAGCTGAAACCAATCAGCTAAAAACTTCTTAATATAATACCGTCCCGTGTGTAATTGATCGACAACAGCGTAAATCTCAGTGCGATTACAAGTTGATACAATGACATTCTCTAACACGCTCTTTTGATTTTGTAATGTAGTCATTGCTTGCTCTAACTCTGCTGCCTGAAATGTGAGTTTCTCACGAAATTCTACAGGGGCTGTTCGATAATTTACACTAACAACAAGAATATGCACGCAGCATGTCCCCCTTCACCCGTTTTATCACTTTATCTACTATCATAATACAACTTTCCTCTTATGAATCTGACAATCGTGTGAACAACCGATTATTTTTTTAATTATTCTCCGTATGTAATAAAGGAGATTCAGTAAAACTAATAAAAACTTTCTACTTTATAATGATTATAAAATAATAACTCTATTTGTACGTTACCAAAAAAAGTCCTCATAATCAAGTGATGGAAACTATTCCATATGAATTATAACATCATCTTTCCTATCTTCTTTCATCATGAAGGAAAATATGTATGATTGTTCCAAATTGTAGCACAAACTTTCTCAATACAATGTATTTGACATTGTATTTCTTTTTCGTTATATTAGTTTTACAAAATTAAATTGTACACAACTTAATTAGAAAGGAGTTATGTATGACAGAGGATTCTTTACATCTAGATAACCAACTTTGTTTTTCTATTTACGCCTGTTCTAAAGAAGTTACCCGCTTTTATCGACCCTATTTAGAAGAAATGGGTATTACATATCCTCAGTACATTACTTTACTCGTACTATGGGAGCAAGACAGATTAACAGTAAAGGAAATTGGAGAACGTCTATTTTTAGATTCCGGTACGTTAACACCTATGTTAAAGCGAATGGAATCATTGCAACTTGTAAAACGTGTTCGTTCCAAAGAAGACGAGCGCAAAGTTTGTATTGAATTAACAGAACAAGGTAAAGATTTAAAAGAGAAGGCTTGTTCATTACCGACAACAATGGCTACAAATTTAGGAATTACAGAACAAGAATATCGTTCTTTATTAATTCAATTAAATAAACTAATTGAAACAATGAAAACAATTAATGATAGAAAAGGGGAATAAACATGGATAAATTATATACTGCTTCAGTAACTGCTACAGGTGGAAGAAATGGAAAAGTCGTTTCAGATGATGGCATATTAAATCTTGATGTAAAAATGCCGAAAGCACTAGGTGGTGCAGGCGGAGAAGCAACAAATCCAGAACAACTATTTGCTGCTGGTTATGCCGCTTGTTTTGATAGTGCATTACAACTTGTCATTCGTACGAAGCGTGTGAAAGTAGAAAGTACAGAAGTAACTGCTCACGTTTCTATCGGAAAAGATACAGATGGTGGTTTCGGCCTATCTGCTGTACTTGATGTACATGTTGCCGGCGTCTCTCATGCCGAAGCACAAGAACTTGTAGAAGCAGCTCACGGTGTATGTCCTTATTCGAAAGCAACGAGAGGAAATATTGAGGTTACATTAAACGTAAAATAAAAAATGTAGTAAATAAAAAAACGCGCGACATTCGTCACGCGTTTTTTGTTTTTGTCATTTTATGAATAGCCTTCCACGCTTCTTCTTTTCCAAGTCCTGTTTCAGAAGAGAATAGAACAATTTCATCGCCAATTTCAACAGCAAGCGTTTCTTTTACAACTTTTAAATGCTTCTGCCATTTCCCTTTCGGAATTTTATCGGCTTTCGTCGCAATAATAATTGTTGGGATTTCATAATGCTTTAAGAAATCATACATCATCACGTCATCGCTTGTTGGTTTGTGACGTAAATCAACTACTAATACAGCTGCGTCCAATTGTTCACGCGTTGTAAAGTAAGTTTCAATCATCTTGCCCCATGCTGCGCGTTCTGATTTAGATACTTTCGCATATCCATAACCTGGAACGTCAACAAAATGCATCATTTCATTGATTAAGAAAAAGTTTAACGTTTGCGTTTTTCCTGGTTTAGAAGAAATACGAACTAACTTTTTACGATTTAAAATTTTATTAATAAAGGAAGACTTCCCGACATTTGAACGACCTGCTAATGCAATTTCCGGTAAATCACTGTCTGGATATTGTTCTGGTTTAACAGCACTAATTACAATATCTGCTTTTGTTACTTTCATTGTTTCACTCCTACTAATGCGTGCTCCAATACTTCATCTAAATGAGATGCAAGCACAAACGTAAGGTTTTCTTTTACGCTTTCTGGAATATCATCTAAATCTTTCTCGTTTTCTGCTGGCAAAATAATTTTTGTTAAGCCTGCGCGGTGAGCACTTAATGTTTTTTCTTTTAAACCACCAATCGGTAATACACGACCACGAAGTGTAATTTCACCTGTCATCCCTACTTCTTTACTTACAGGAATACCTGTTAGTGCGGAAATAAGTGCCGTTGCCATCGTAATACCTGCTGACGGTCCATCTTTTGGAACTGCTCCTTCTGGAACATGAATATGAATATCATTTTTCTCATGGAAATTCGGATCAATCTTAAGCTCTTCTGCACGAGAACGAATATAGCTAAACGCTGCTTGTGCGGATTCTTTCATAACATCCCCAAGTTTCCCTGTTAAAATTAATTTCCCTTTACCTGGTGCTACAGACACTTCAATCGCAAGTGTATCGCCACCCGCTGCTGTATACGCTAACCCTGTTGCCATACCAACTTGGTCTGTTTTCTCAGCTTGCCCATAACGGAATATGTGCTTGCCAAGTAAATCAACAACATTTTTCTCTGTTACTACAATACGCTTGCGCTCTGCTGTAACGATAATTTTTGCTGCTTTACGACAAACTTTTGCGATTTGGCGCTCTAGTGTACGAACACCAGCCTCACGTGTATAATAACGAATAATTTCAAGAAGCGCTTCATCACGGACTTGTAAATTACCTTTTCGTAAGCCATGCTCTTTTAATTGTTTCGGCAATAAATGTTCACGAGCAATGTGTACTTTTTCAAGTTCAGTATAACCGGCAATCGAAATAATTTCCATACGGTCAAGCAATGGACCTGGAATACTTGAAAGTGTATTCGCAGTTGCTACAAACATAACTTTCGATAGATCATATGGTTCTTCAATATAATGATCACTGAAGTTATGGTTTTGTTCTGGATCTAACACTTCAAGTAATGCTGCTGATGGATCTCCACGGAAATCGTTAGACATTTTATCAATCTCATCTAATAAGAAGACCGGATTAACTGATTTCGCCTTTTTCATACCTTGAATAATGCGTCCTGGCATTGCTCCAACGTACGTACGGCGATGACCACGAATTTCAGATTCATCACGTACACCACCAAGGGATACACGGACAAAATTACGATTTAATGATGTTGCAATTGAACGCGCTAACGAAGTTTTTCCGACCCCAGGAGGGCCTACTAAACAAAGGATAGGTCCTTTTAATGAATTCGTTAACTTCTGTACCGCTAAATACTCAAGTACGCGCTCTTTCACTTTCTCAAGACCGTAATGATCTTTGTTTAAAATCTCTTCCGAATGAGCAAGATCAATCATATCTTCTGTTGCTTCTGTCCACGGAAGTGCTAATAACCAATCAATATAATTGCGAATTACACCGCTCTCCGCAGAACTTGCTGGTAACTTTTCATAACGATCTAATTCTTTCAGTGCAGCCTTCATTGTTTCTTCAGGCATTCCCGACTGTTCAATTTTCTCACGAAGCTCTTCAACTTCCCCGCCCTTACCTTCTTTATCGCCAAGTTCAGTTTGAATCGCCTTCATTTGCTCACGTAAGAAATATTCTTTTTGCGTGCGCTCCATTGAACGTTTCACTTTTTGTCCAATTTTCTTTTCTAAACTAAGTAATTCTTGTTCATCTTGAATAATTGAAATAAGTGTATGTAATCGTTCTTTCACAGATATAATTTCTAAAATCTCTTGTTTCTGCTTCGTTTTAATTGGTAAGTGAGAAGCAATTAAGTCAGCTAATCTTCCTGGCTCTTCTACATCAGCTACCGTTGCAAATGTTTCATTTGAAACTTTTTTCGAAACTTTAATATATTGTTCGAAATGCTCTAATAATGTACGCATAAGAGCTTTCTCTTCTAAATCAGCTTCCACTTCTTCCGTTACCGTTTTAATAGAAACTTGTACTACATTTTCTTCTTCGATAAATTCTACTACTTCTGCTCTATGTAAACCTTCTACAAGGACACGAAGCGTACCGTTCGGCAATTTTAACATTTGCTTCACTTTCGCCACTGTACCTACACTATATATGTCATCTTCTTTCGGATCATCGATATTCATTTCTTTTTGCATTGCTAAAAAGATAATATTTTCATCCATTGCCGCCTGCTCTAGTGCTTGTATCGATTTATCACGTCCTACATCAAGATGCAGAACCATCGTTGGATATACGAGAACGCCTCTTAATGGTAGGAGGGGCACGATTCTTTCATTCGTATTCATACTAGACATAGCACCTCCATAATAAATTAAACTCCTGTTCAACTATTTTATATTACAATACATCTAGATGCAATTGCAGAGATTTTCCGCAATTGTAAATCCCACGTTTTTTCTCCTTTATAAAAAGGAAAAAGACTCCGCTTAAGCATACAAACTTAAACGAAGTCTGGCAAATTTTATTATCGTACATTCTCACATTGATTGTGCATCTGTCTCGTCCACAGCAGTATGTATATCAAGCTCTCGATGTATATTTTCTTGCATAAATGTTAGCTCAAATACTTCTTTTAACTTACGAACAGGAATGATTTCAATTCCTTTTATTGTATACAAAAACGGTTGCATGTTTTCAGCAGGAATGATAACTTTCTTAGCTCCCGCCTTTTTCGCAGCTTTTATTTTCGCGTACACACCACCAATAGGTTTCACTTCCCCGTGTATACTAATCTCACCTGTCATCGCTACTTCATTATTCACATACGTACGATGCACTGCTGAATACACACCTGTTGCCATCGCAATACCTGCCGAAGGCCCATCAATCGGTATACCACCCGGAAAATTAATATGTATATCGTACCCTTCTGGCAATACATCTAGAGAACGAAGTACTGTTAATACATTATCTACAGAACCTTTCGCCATACTTTTACGGCGAATTGATTTCGTTTGACTTCCAATACTTTCCTCTTCAACAATTCCGGTAACATTTACCGATCCTTTATCTTTTGCCTTGATTGCTGTTACTTCAATTTCTAATAATGCACCTGTATTTGGTCCGTATACAGCAAGTCCATTTACAAGACCGATTCTCGGAATAGGATAAATGCGCTTTTCGTACTTCGGTGTAAGTTGACTAGAGTGAACAACCCACTCTATATCTTCATCTTTAATGAATGGGCGTTCTTCATTTATTGCCATTCCTGCAGAGATTTGTACAAGATTAATTGCTTCTCGCCCATTTCTCGCATACATCCCAACCATTTCAATACCATTTTCACCGATTTGCATTTCCACTTTGTCAGCTGCATTCTTCGCTACTTTTTGAATTTCTTCTGTATCTAACTCACGAAAGAACACTTCTAAACAACGCGACCGAATAGCAGGAGGAATCTCCTCTGGCGAACGTGTCGTCGCCCCAACTAAGCGAAAATCGGCTGGTAAACCTTTTTGAAAAATGTCATGTATATACGTTGGAATCATCGTATTCTCTTCACTGTAGTATGCACTTTCCAAAAACACTTTCCGATCTTCTAGTACTTTTAACATTTTATTCATTTGAATCGGATGTAGTTCACCTATCTCATCAATAAACAAAATACCGCCATGTGCATCTGTTACCGCACCTTTTTTCGGTTGTGGAATACCCGCTTGCCCCATCGCACCGGCACCTTGATAAATTGGATCATGTACAGAACCGATTAAAGGGTCTGCAATACCACGTTCATCAAACCTTGCTGTCGTCGCATCCAGTTCAATAAATGTTGCATTTGTGCGAAATGGAGATTTTGGATTTCGTTTCGCTTCTTCT
This Bacillus paramycoides DNA region includes the following protein-coding sequences:
- a CDS encoding cytochrome C assembly family protein — protein: MSFLNNSIIYHIAIILYACSISLYFIDYFQSNRKANRFAFWLLSIVWILHSIFMLLRATDSETNPILTLLSGIYFYVWLLITMSLVINRFMRIDFLVFFTNVVAFGVSAFSIFTPLGKMSPVLAEQLVSELVYVHVGMAIISYAAFTVSFIFSIMYLLQYRLLKKKKWNARLRRLGNLPKLESMSYGLNLFSVPFFLLAILLGCIWGYTKLDNFHWYDTKVIGSFVVLFVYCAGLYLRAADVLQGKKIVQWNIGAFLVMLINIFLLSSLSNFHFWYL
- the hemA gene encoding glutamyl-tRNA reductase; protein product: MHILVVSVNYRTAPVEFREKLTFQAAELEQAMTTLQNQKSVLENVIVSTCNRTEIYAVVDQLHTGRYYIKKFLADWFQLEIEEVAPYLTIFEQDGAIEHLFRVTCGLDSMVVGETQILGQIKDSFLEAQQVKATGTIFNELFKQVVTLAKRAHSETTIGESAMSVSYAAVELGKKIFGELTDCHVLILGAGKMGELALQNLYGSGARKVTVMNRTLSKAEVMAEKYMGHAKPLSELQCALLEADILISSTGASDYVITKEMMTKVEKMRSGRPLFMVDIAVPRDIDPAIDELEGSFLYDIDDLQGVVEANRAERLKEAEKIQFMIEEEIVLFKTWLSTLGVVPLISALRDKALAIQSETMESLERKIPNLSDRERKVISKHTKSIINQLLKDPILVAKEIAAEEGADEKLALFAKIFDLEMEDVESRAEEVEHKRVWTPSVPSL
- a CDS encoding MarR family winged helix-turn-helix transcriptional regulator, yielding MTEDSLHLDNQLCFSIYACSKEVTRFYRPYLEEMGITYPQYITLLVLWEQDRLTVKEIGERLFLDSGTLTPMLKRMESLQLVKRVRSKEDERKVCIELTEQGKDLKEKACSLPTTMATNLGITEQEYRSLLIQLNKLIETMKTINDRKGE
- a CDS encoding organic hydroperoxide resistance protein, producing the protein MDKLYTASVTATGGRNGKVVSDDGILNLDVKMPKALGGAGGEATNPEQLFAAGYAACFDSALQLVIRTKRVKVESTEVTAHVSIGKDTDGGFGLSAVLDVHVAGVSHAEAQELVEAAHGVCPYSKATRGNIEVTLNVK
- the ysxC gene encoding ribosome biogenesis GTP-binding protein YsxC, producing MKVTKADIVISAVKPEQYPDSDLPEIALAGRSNVGKSSFINKILNRKKLVRISSKPGKTQTLNFFLINEMMHFVDVPGYGYAKVSKSERAAWGKMIETYFTTREQLDAAVLVVDLRHKPTSDDVMMYDFLKHYEIPTIIIATKADKIPKGKWQKHLKVVKETLAVEIGDEIVLFSSETGLGKEEAWKAIHKMTKTKNA
- the lon gene encoding endopeptidase La → MSSMNTNERIVPLLPLRGVLVYPTMVLHLDVGRDKSIQALEQAAMDENIIFLAMQKEMNIDDPKEDDIYSVGTVAKVKQMLKLPNGTLRVLVEGLHRAEVVEFIEEENVVQVSIKTVTEEVEADLEEKALMRTLLEHFEQYIKVSKKVSNETFATVADVEEPGRLADLIASHLPIKTKQKQEILEIISVKERLHTLISIIQDEQELLSLEKKIGQKVKRSMERTQKEYFLREQMKAIQTELGDKEGKGGEVEELREKIEQSGMPEETMKAALKELDRYEKLPASSAESGVIRNYIDWLLALPWTEATEDMIDLAHSEEILNKDHYGLEKVKERVLEYLAVQKLTNSLKGPILCLVGPPGVGKTSLARSIATSLNRNFVRVSLGGVRDESEIRGHRRTYVGAMPGRIIQGMKKAKSVNPVFLLDEIDKMSNDFRGDPSAALLEVLDPEQNHNFSDHYIEEPYDLSKVMFVATANTLSSIPGPLLDRMEIISIAGYTELEKVHIAREHLLPKQLKEHGLRKGNLQVRDEALLEIIRYYTREAGVRTLERQIAKVCRKAAKIIVTAERKRIVVTEKNVVDLLGKHIFRYGQAEKTDQVGMATGLAYTAAGGDTLAIEVSVAPGKGKLILTGKLGDVMKESAQAAFSYIRSRAEELKIDPNFHEKNDIHIHVPEGAVPKDGPSAGITMATALISALTGIPVSKEVGMTGEITLRGRVLPIGGLKEKTLSAHRAGLTKIILPAENEKDLDDIPESVKENLTFVLASHLDEVLEHALVGVKQ
- the lonB gene encoding ATP-dependent protease LonB, whose amino-acid sequence is MSWTNIFLLVQLVFGVIVGLYFWHLLRNQRTQKVSIDRESKKELEQLRKMREISLTEPLAEKVRPTSFLDIVGQEDGIKSLKAALCGPNPQHVIIYGPPGVGKTAAARLVLEEAKRNPKSPFRTNATFIELDATTARFDERGIADPLIGSVHDPIYQGAGAMGQAGIPQPKKGAVTDAHGGILFIDEIGELHPIQMNKMLKVLEDRKVFLESAYYSEENTMIPTYIHDIFQKGLPADFRLVGATTRSPEEIPPAIRSRCLEVFFRELDTEEIQKVAKNAADKVEMQIGENGIEMVGMYARNGREAINLVQISAGMAINEERPFIKDEDIEWVVHSSQLTPKYEKRIYPIPRIGLVNGLAVYGPNTGALLEIEVTAIKAKDKGSVNVTGIVEEESIGSQTKSIRRKSMAKGSVDNVLTVLRSLDVLPEGYDIHINFPGGIPIDGPSAGIAMATGVYSAVHRTYVNNEVAMTGEISIHGEVKPIGGVYAKIKAAKKAGAKKVIIPAENMQPFLYTIKGIEIIPVRKLKEVFELTFMQENIHRELDIHTAVDETDAQSM